In Daphnia magna isolate NIES unplaced genomic scaffold, ASM2063170v1.1 Dm_contigs187, whole genome shotgun sequence, one genomic interval encodes:
- the LOC123467414 gene encoding uncharacterized protein K02A2.6-like, producing MASELHPPSSFSFDGDLPSKWALWKKQFMWYLKATKKNKDDEDVQVCVLLTLLGQEGLRIYETFTWTTAGDENKIAPVLAKFDGHFQPRKSQTFERYKFLTRHQREGESCESFLLELQSLIATCEYDTQRDSILRDQIVIGVADIQTREKLLFDPQLTLAKAVEIVRACETSSSIAEKMSAEAVNRLTLEKFKQSKPSGHGQSDRRGSADKSEHRGSGGQITNCKWCGGSHARRRCPAYGKQCTKCGKPNHFEKVCNNEENVASLDHYVIHSLSDRHDSQWNVELLISDCPITFKVDTGASCNVLSRHWFEKVNRSKSQLQPGPQVRTYTGQSLNVLGQQDVVVCFKKKRYTLRVIVIEEEKVPILGLHSCRELGLVQPSARQQVDALGDSSRAESTLPSEFKKYQNVFTGIGKLPVEHQIKLKEDYVSVVRPPRRVPFKLRDPVKKKLDDMEKLKLVCKVTEPTKWVNPMLAIQKSDGDVRICLDPVDLNKEIKRQHYPVPTAQELFARIGKAKYFSSLDATSGFLQIPLTEESSYMTTFATPFGRYRFLRLPFGISSAPEVYQQTMDQFFGDLEGVEIYLDDFFVWGETRAEHDQRLTAVFDRCVKVNLKLNASKCKFLLPELPWIGHVISFQQLKPDPAKVSAITAFKEPSFKEELQRLLGMVNYLSKFCEHLSPLTKPLRDLLKSDVEWVWDSSSALILKSVKELVSTAPVLRLFDPKLPVTVSVDASPYGLGAVLLQAGQPIEFASRSLTDTQRRYAQIEKELLAVQFGMTHFHHYVYGNQVTVETDHKPLVGLVDKPIGLCSPRIQRMRLQQQVYSYQLFYRPGKELVLADTLSRAPDTQEYATDQSQINEEYVHAMLSYVIPEETVKEKYAKATQSDPTLQLVVGLVENGWPNHKRDCPVPAKPFWSERASLSTAGGLLLRGHQVVVPVPLQSEMLKQIHDGHFGESKCLERAKSVAYWPGYVEEIRNLVAGCRICQERRHQNPHQQHYPVEVPEYPFQRVATDFFQLRGKDYLLAVDYFSKWPSVVEMSSTTSAATIKELDKLFSDFGVPEVLVSDNGPQFGSADFRAFARHLAVSHVTSSPFYPESNGLAERSVQTVKAAFIKSMEDGRTLQDTLRAIRFTPVGGGLPSPSVLLQSRNLRGSLPFLSESLRHQNVSSGAQPVRLDTPC from the exons ATGGCGAGTGAATTGCATCCACCGTCATCCTTTTCGTTTGATGGTGATCTACCTTCTAAGTGGGCACTTTGGAAAAAGCAATTTATGTGGTATTTAAAggccacaaagaaaaacaaagacgaCGAAGATGTTCAAGTGTGCGTATTGCTCACGTTGCTAGGCCAAGAAGGGCTCCGAATTTACGAGACGTTCACGTGGACAACAGCTGGTGATGAGAACAAAATAGCTCCAGTCTTGGCCAAGTTTGATGGTCATTTTCAACCCCGGAAAAGTCAAACTTTTGAACGTTACAAGTTTCTCACTCGTCATCAACGAGAGGGTGAGTCATGTGAATCGTTTTTATTGGAACTTCAGTCCCTCATCGCAACGTGTGAGTATGATACGCAACGTGACTCTATACTGCGTGATCAAATTGTTATCGGTGTAGCAGACATTCAAACACGTGAGAAATTGTTGTTCGACCCTCAATTAACATTGGCGAAGGCGGTTGAAATTGTTCGAGCGTGTGAAACATCGTCATCAATAGCCGAAAAAATGTCAGCAGAGGCGGTCAATAGATTGACCTTGGAAAAATTCAAGCAGTCGAAGCCCTCGGGGCATGGCCAGTCGGACCGACGTGGTTCagcagacaagtctgaacaTCGCGGAAGTGGCGGACAGATCACAAATTGTAAGTGGTGTGGTGGCAGTCATGCTAGGCGTCGCTGTCCAGCTTACGGAAAACAGTGCACGAAATGTGGTAAGCCCAACCATTTTGAGAAAGTGTGCAACAACGAAGAAAATGTTGCTAGTTTGGACCACTACGTTATTCACTCGTTGAGTGATCGCCATGACTCGCAGTGGAACGTTGAACTTTTGATCAGTGATTGTCCAATAACTTTCAAAGTGGACACGGGTGCTTCGTGTAATGTGTTGTCTCGTCATTGGTTTGAAAAAGTGAATCGTTCAAAGTCACAGCTACAGCCTGGACCGCAAGTACGCACGTATACTGGTCAGTCGTTAAATGTCCTTGGGCAACAAGACGTCGTCGTGTGCTTTAAGAAAAAGCGGTATACGCTACGTGTCATAgtaattgaagaagaaaaagtgcCCATCCTGGGTTTGCACAGCTGCCGTGAACTTGGCCTTGTTCAACCATCTGCACGTCAACAAGTAGACGCATTAGGAGACAGCAGCAGAGCGGAGTCAACCTTACCAAGTGAGTTTAAAAAGTATCAAAATGTTTTCACTGGTATTGGCAAATTGCCAGTGGAGCACCAGATCAAACTCAAAGAAGATTACGTGTCAGTTGTTCGTCCGCCAAGACGAGTGCCGTTTAAGCTACGAGATCCAGTTAAGAAGAAGCTCGATGACATGGAAAAATTGAAGTTAGTCTGCAAAGTGACGGAGCCGACGAAGTGGGTTAATCCCATGTTAGCAATTCAAAAATCTGATGGCGACGTCCGAATTTGCCTTGATCCGGTCGATttaaacaaagaaattaagcgtCAACACTATCCAGTTCCGACAGCACAAGAGTTGTTTGCCCGCATTGGCAAAGCCAAGTATTTCTCCTCACTAGATGCAACATCCGGGTTTCTACAAATTCCGCTGACGGAGGAATCCAGTTATATGACGACGTTCGCAACACCATTCGGGCGTTATCGATTCCTGCGTTTACCATTTGGCATCTCTTCGGCACCGGAAGTGTATCAACAGACAATGGATCAGTTCTTTGGAGATCTTGAAGGCGTTGAAATTTATTTAGACGATTTTTTCGTGTGGGGAGAGACTCGAGCAGAACACGACCAGCGTTTGACAGCAGTATTTGATCGCTGTGTAAAAGTGAACCTCAAGCTTAATGCTAGCAAGTGCAAGTTTCTCCTCCCCGAGTTGCCATGGATCGGTCATGTAATCTCTTTTCAACAATTAAAGCCGGATCCAGCCAAAGTAAGTGCCATTACGGCGTTTAAAGAACCGAGCTTCAAAGAAGAATTACAGCGGCTGTTAGGAATGGTGAATTATTTATCAAAGTTTTGTGAACACTTGTCACCTCTAACTAAACCATTGCGTGATTTGCTAAAAAGTGACGTTGAGTGGGTGTGGGACAGCAGCAGCGCCCTCATTTTAAAATCCGTCAAAGAACTTGTCAGTACAGCGCCCGTCTTGCGTTTATTTGATCCGAAGTTGCCGGTGACGGTCTCAGTCGACGCGTCTCCTTATGGCCTTGGAGCTGTACTGCTGCAAGCCGGTCAACCCATTGAGTTCGCGTCCCGGTCATTGACGGACACACAGCGTCGCTATGCCCAAATAGAAAAGGAGTTGTTAGCAGTACAGTTCGGCATGACACACTTCCATCACTACGTCTACGGAAATCAGGTGACAGTAGAAACTGATCACAAGCCCCTGGTTGGATTGGTTGATAAGCCAATTGGATTGTGTTCCCCCCGAATCCAGCGGATGCGACTACAGCAGCAGGTTTACAGTTACCAACTTTTCTACAGGCCCGGGAAGGAACTCGTTCTGGCAGATACGCTCAGCAGAGCGCCAGACACCCAGGAATATGCAACGGATCAGTCGCAAATAAACGAAGAATATGTTCACGCAATGCTCAGCTACGTCATCCCAGAAGAAACGGTTAAAGAAAAGTATGCTAAGGCAACTCAGAGTGATCCTACGTTGCAGCTCGTCGTTGGATTAGTGGAAAATGGATGGCCCAATCACAAGCGAGATTGCCCGGTGCCGGCAAAGCCATTTTGGTCGGAAAGGGCCAGTTTATCGACAGCTGGAGGTCTGCTACTACGTGGACATCAGGTAGTTGTTCCCGTCCCACTGCAGTCAGAAATGTTAAAGCAGATTCACGATGGCCACTTTGGAGAGTCAAAATGTCTCGAAAGAGCCAAGTCAGTTGCCTACTGGCCCGGATATGTCGAAGAAATACGCAACCTTGTAGCCGGATGTCGAATATGTCAAGAGCGGCGCCACCAAAATCCACATCAACAGCATTATCCGGTCGAAGTTCCAGAATACCCCTTTCAACGTGTGGCAACGGATTTCTTTCAACTACGGGGTAAAGACTATTTATTGGCTGTTGATTACTTTAGTAAATGGCCCAGTGTCGTCGAAATGTCTTCCACTACAAGTGCAGCCACAATCAAAGAATTGGATAAACTATTCTCAGATTTTGGAGTGCCGGAAGTGCTTGTGTCGGATAATGGACCACAATTTGGCAGCGCTGACTTCCGTGCGTTCGCCCGTCATCTTGCCGTATCCCATGTCACGTCAAGTCCATTTTATCCAGAGTCAAATGGTCTGGCGGAGCGATCGGTACAAACAGTGAAAGCGGCGTTCATCAAGTCAATGGAGGATGGTCGCACGCTCCAGGACACGCTCCGAGCAATTCGTTTCACTCCTGTTGGAGGTGGATTGCCGTCCCCATCGGTTTTGTTGCAGTCACGGAACCTACGAGGAAGTTTGCCATTTTTGTCTGAGTCTTTACGGCATCAAAACGTCTCATCGGGAGCT CAGCCCGTCCGTCTCGATACTCCGTGCTAA